The Colius striatus isolate bColStr4 chromosome 13, bColStr4.1.hap1, whole genome shotgun sequence genome includes the window ctatctttttttaatttgcacaATGGatcagaagctgctgcttgaattaggggggtgggggaaggttTGGGTTCTTTTAAACACTAGAAATGTTTCAAATAAGTTCTCTTTATGTGCTTGGGCTTGAGAAGGGTAAAACTGAGTGCTGTGTGTTCACATGCAGCAAAATTTCATTCTTCTCTTGAATTGtgatttagattggagctgaggaagaactttttcccctgagagggttgtcaggctgcccagggaggtgggggagtccccagccctggagctattgcaaagctgtggagctgaggtgctgagggccatgagttagtgatgggcttggcagtgtgaggggaggagttggacttgatcttaaaagtcttttccaaccaaaaggaTTCTCTGGTTCTATGGCACAAGGCTGGCTTGTACATGGCCAGCTTGGGTATCCATATGGGGTGTGCCTTCTGTTTCACAGCCATTTGTGTACAGACAATGTTCAGAACCAGTGAGAAGAAAGGAATTGTGGAGGAGATAGGAGCATCTTTGTACATTGATGAAATGGAGCTTTGGAGTGAGAGCTTGGGATCAGTTAAGGGATGAGGTGCATTGAGCACTGGTGAGAGGAAGAACGGGAGTAGGAGTTGGCAAAGGGCAGCCTGAGGTATGACCCCCATTACACTAGGTGCATCAGGCCCATGTCTCATCTACTAAGAGGTATGAACCTAACACAAAGGTTCAAATCATTTTGGAGGTAGAACAGAATAGGCACAGTATCTGTGAGAATCAAAAGTGcatctggagaggaaaactTTGTATTTAAACCTAAACAATTTGTGTTTGTTATCTCTGCAAAATAAACAGTCATGCATTTGACTTTTCCCCTGCTTACAAAGCACACAGGATGTTTGATGAAGGATAGAGCAAGATCTTTCACTAGCTGTTTGTGTGCAAAGCAACTAGCAGCAAGAATTCCAGGCTGAGGGTGTTCTGTCACATTCtgttggtaaaaaaaaatcagagtgaGTGGTGACACCTTAAGTCACCCATCTGAGAGCCAGCAGTCCTCCAGCCACAAGGCAGGGTATGTACAGGGTGGATTGGTCCTAAAGGCACATTTCTTCTTTGCAGGAGGACGTTAGACCTCTGCACTTGCACATGCCATGTGCTCCTAGTGACATGCTTGGTagatgtttgttttaaagaaaggaCAGAGTTCTTGCAGCATGTCTCTAGAACGTACATTGTCTGTTCTATGCCTCTTGGACAAAACAAGAGCTCTCCTGCTTGTTGTTGTACTGTGTGGGAAGCATGTGCAAACATTAAAGAGTTTTGGGTAAGTTTTCACTTTTTCAGCCCCCCACTGTTCTAGGATGGTCCTTTTTCCTTTAcagatttgctttattttatgttGAACAATACATATTCCAGTGGCGCCAGGGtgtctcccctcctcctctgccttttcCATGACAGCCTCAAATGAGAGTGGGGAGGAATGAAtgtgaaaaggaagaggaagggacACTCCAAAATCAAGCTAAATATTTATGGAATGGGTAAGTGTGTGCATTGGGGAGGTTCATATCTATATCCCAAGATAACAAGTATGTTCTAACATGTTGTACAACTTTGTCTAACTGTGTGACATGAGCCTTTGGGACAGATAAGCTCTGCCATCCTTTGCAGTGATTTGGTGTTACCCTCCTTCAAGATATCTGTGATATTTGGGTCTGTTTCTGTTTGCTCTCAACATGTCATTTCATTGAGCTATTTCAGCTTTCTTTCCCTTCTAGTGTTTGCCCCAAGGACAAGCACTGTGCACTCTTGCAGCCTCACAGTTCTGACCACTGACTGCTGTGTCACTATGTTTGTGAAGCAGTAAATCAATTGCACTGCAATAAATAGAAATGCTGCCTGGGATTCCACTTCTTTAAATAACTCAGTGTCCTTTTGTATAGAAAATGCCAAGACCATACTCATATTAAGAGCCAGATAAAGCCAAAAGCTGCCAAGGACTCCTCTCCCTGCCTTGAGAAGTAGTACTCTCCTTCAGGGGATGTATCTGAGTTTGCTGATGAGCTTTCCTGGTACACTCTACTGTCAAAGACACAACTGGGCAGAAAGGATTGTTCTCCACAGCCTGCTCAGCCCTTGATTCCTCTGAAGATGCTGGgataaagctatttttttctgtttcatctctCTCCTGGGTCATCTTGGTGTAAGCAGAGATGGTTACAGAGTCTGGGATGCCAATTGCCTCTGGTGTGCTGCATAGTCCAGGAGCAAGGGCCAGCACTGGGATTCCCCCAAGCCTCCACAGTTGGATATCCTTCAAAGTCAGACTGTGCTGGTGTTCAGAGAATGGGTTCAGCCCTGGTAGGTGATGGGGACACAGCCAGCAGGCTCTGGCTGGGGCAAAGGGATGTATCACTGCCAGGGATTTCTGTGGTAGCTTTCCATCTGGCACgtgcagccctgcctggggagCACAGCACATGTCCCCAGTGAATGAGTTGCTGTGGAGATCGCAGTCAGGATATCAGGGCAAATTGTTTGAGGCTTACAGATGCTTGTTTTTCACCAATATTTATCCTCCAGGAGCCCCCTTGGAGCTCCTTCCAGGgagaggaggctggggccaaGCAGAGCATGCGGCGCGCAGAAGCAGATGTAAGGACTCAGCTGTGTGTGAATGGTATGAGTAGGCAGCTCTGCTGATCTGCTTGCTCTAGCCAGTGCAGCCTCAGAGCCAAGCCTGCTCTCTGCCACATGGATTTGTCCTGCTGACCTCCTCAGTTTGAGCAGCGTGCTTGTCTTTGCAAGGACTTGGGCAGTGGCTTCCCCATCCTACTAACTGGGAGACAGGAGCAGCCTCCTTACACAGACAGTGCTGATATGAATGCTATAATgttcctctgctttctgtctctgtgtgcTCAGCTTAGTCAGACTAACAGCCTATTCCACTCTCAAATGTCTTAGCAAGTGCTGGGTCTCTACAGAGTGCATGGGAATGCCCCTGTCCTCAGAGATGCGTGAATCCTTGCATGAAGGCTCATGTGTTGCATGTACATCTCAGGGGCAGAAGGGGCTTGCATGTGGGTGTATGCTTCTGgcccaagagctgcagcagaaaatCACCGAGATATTGGTGtgaatttcctctttctttccttcttggttgtctcactcctctctcctgATTTACTGCTTGTGCTCACGTGGCCTTGGAAAGGGGGGTTCTCAAACTGTTTTGcttccaaaaggaaaagaagctggCAGGCGTTCATATTTCAGTTCTGGAGTTATGTAGGTTAAAGTCTCCCAGTGGGAACACGGAAGATATGAGAGAGCAGATTGctggaaggaaagcagaaaaaaggagCACATCATTCTAGAGCCACATCCAGAAGAATGTGAGGTTTGAAAGGTatgttttctgtctgctgtTAGAACATAATTTCCATTGATTTGATTCAATTTGTGATAAAAATGCCTTATTATGTCTTAGGTAACCATAGGAATGACTGGTTTAGAAGCAGATTTTAAGCCACTGCTCGTTCAAATGCAGAGAAGGGAGCTTTGGCAGTGAAACTTTGTTCTCAGTAATGCAACTAAAATGAATTATGGTGGGGTCCCTCTATTAGAAGTCACAGATATAATGCTTTTTATCAGAGAtataatactttattttttaatctcacAACTAGTCTGTGAGATTTCAGCTTCTGTAGGTTAAAGTGAGGAGCTCAAGATATGAGAGTTAAGGGCAAAATGGGGCTCCAGACTCTCTCTCAAATCTTTGTCGTctgcaaacaaaaacccttcCTGTGCTTTAAGACCtatttaattacaaaatatgGGCTTTTAATCCAGTGCTTGGGACTTTAAATGCCATCATTCTGCAGAAATGTGCTGTAATATTCTCCTAGAGCATTTTAATTCTTGAGACAATATAATTAAAGCTAAATTTTTGTCAGTGTATTCGAGATAGCATATTGCACGTTTTGCATTAAGCAAATACTTAGCTACAGTACACTAAactgttaacagaaaaaatgttagAAATGATCAGTTGCCTTCTGTTAAATCAGAGATCACCCCTCAACTCTGCTGTCTTGTCTTGGTTAaagtttctgttgtttttaGGGCCCTTTGAGAGGTCTTAAATGCCTGACTGGTTTAATAAGGACCTAATTAAGAAGGAAGTCTCTATtatgtgaaataaaatgtttgagTATGATATCTTCTTTATTGACTATAAAGTCTTAAAGTTTGAAAAATGCCCTGCTTGTAAGCGAACTGGAACAAAGACAGACCTGTCAACTCTCTTATTTCAGCTGTTTTGCAGctacattttttcccctactaAACCCAGTCCTGATCTTTCTAAATGAATGGCAGATACTCCTGTTAAATCCAATGCCTGCAAGGACTGAGTACTTTACTATCTATTGCTTGTATCtacattgaaaatatttcttttactcttctgattaaAAGCCATCATGAGGGCAGGTTTGCTTTGAGAAGGACTCTGACAGTAAATAGCATTTTGCAAAGACCCTTCAGGGTCTTTGGATGCAGTGCTGTGagttaaaaaccccaaaaaagtcacagcttgctttccttgcttttcctAGCCTTGTTAAAATGCTGCTTTCAAGCTTGTGAAGTCCCAAAAGACCCTCAGGTGTGAAGTACCTTATCCCCACTGGCAAATACTGCCTTTCTACATGATTTTAACTGTGCAGAGTGTTGGAAATAGTATGAGAAAGCTGAGAAAAGGATCATGAGGAGCTTTGGTGCTGTCTTTGGTCACAGAAGTCCCTGAAGTCTCTTCGACTCCTAAGTCAATAatctttctgctctgctgcccacagaaaGCACCATCTGTAATCACAGATAAAACCCAGCTGCTTGCTTTTCTGCCAGGCTAATTAAAAAAGTGCTGTGACCTCCCTAGGGCTAATTGTGTCCTGTCAGTGGGATGGAGGAAGGGAGTCCAGCAGGGTTGCCTGGTATTCCAGCACTCAGCTTACTGACTTCACTTTAaatggtttttatttcattgtgaCTGTGTGATTCCAGAGCAAAGACAGCTGCAGAGAGTATGTCTAACGCATGGTTTCTGATCTGCAGGTGAGCAATGTGATAAAGAAGTGCTGCTAGCACATGAATTGCCTGCAGAACCTTCCtttccaccaccaccaccatgcAGAGCAACTACTCCGTGGTCATCACCACCAAAGAAACTCTCCAAGTCCTCTATACAGCAACGACAAACTCATCGCCTGTGTTCCACttgccccctccctgcccactTACCTCTTCAGATTATCAGTTTTCACTAATTCCAGCACTCTTCTCTGTGGTTTTTGTTCTGGGGTTGGTTGGAAACAGCGTGGTTGTTGTGGTGCTTTGTCATAACAGTGGCCCCAAAACAGTCGCTAACACCTACATTTTCAACCTGGCCATGGCGGATTTGCTGTGCCTCGCCACCCTTCCCTTCTGGGCTGCCTACTATGCACAGGGCTACAACTGGCTCTTTGGGTCTCTCATGTGCAAAATCTCCAGTTCTGTCCTGTGCTTGAACATGTTTGCAAGCATATTTTTCATTACATGCATGAGCATGGACCGGTACCATGCTATTGTCCATCCTATTCGCTCTCAAAGAAGAACTCCACAGCAAGCTTATTTGATAGCACTGGTTGTGTGGGGCCTTGCCTGTTTGGCCTCCCTCCCAACTTTTTATTTCCGTGACACTGACTACATTGAAAGCTTGGGGGTCAGTGCTTGCATTAtggcctttcctcatgagagtTATGCAAAATGGTCTGTGGCAACAGCCTTCCTGAAGAACGCACTCGGCTTCTTCATCCCCTTGACAGTGATCACCACGTGCTACGTCTGGATCAGGAAGCACTTGCTCAAAGCACAGGAGTTTGGGAAAAGCAAGCAGAAGAGGGACAAAGTCCTAAAGCTGGTGGCTGCTGTTGTCATGGCCTTCTTGATTTCCTGGCTCCCATTCCACATTTTAACCTTTTTGGATGCCTTAGCTCATATGAACATCATTAACAGCTGTGCTGTGACGGGGATCATTGACACAGCGCTGCCCTTTGCCATCTGCATGGCATTTGCCAACAGCTGCATCAACCCTTTGCTCTACTGCTTTATTGGCAACCAGTTCCAGGAGAAGCTCCATCGCTTGTTTAAGCGACGAGTTTATCAGTTCAACAGCCACCAAGAGAGCTCTTCTTTGAGGAAAGGGAGCTGCTTCAGAGACACTGAGACCCCTgtgggcagggaatggggaccTGAGTCCTTGCTGTAGGCACTGAGGCATGATGTGGGACGATGGCAATGCAGCTGGCTggcactgcagtggtgacactCTCTCCTGTTCCCTTTGTTTTGTGCCCAGTCACTCATCAGCTGTCTGAAGGAGAATCCGTTTTTCTCATAACTGAGGATTtgttcttctgtcttttccatgGTGAGCGCTCAGGTTTTAATCAGATGGAAGATTCTGGCAAATAAATGTATTGGTATAATTTTAAATATCAGCTTGTTTATGGCTGACAACTGGTGAGTGTtcagtggaaaaacaaaatataccAAAGGGCCACTGCACAACAGCTACAGCTGCATAGGTGCTGACTATTACACCCTGAGCTGATTTTCTAGAAGAGATTCTCACTAGAGCGTGTATAAATAAAGCAGTGCAGGCACTTCTGTACCTAGCTGTAAGAACATGTTTTGACTTTTGAGATATGTGTatattatttaaaagtaaaaaaaatacctaTGGCTAGAGATGTTGTATGTCAAATGCATCAAATACTCCTTCTGCTTGCTTAGGCCTGGGACCGTGAGGACAGGTTGAGACATGGTTCTGCAACTTGCTGGAGTCAGGAGAGTGTTCTTGAGGAAAAGTAGAACCATGTGTGTGTTTTATACCTTTCTCATAGCAGGCAATGGATTCACAGGCCaaacagtcatagaatcatttgatTCAGTATGGTCCCTTTTGACAGTAATACCCCAGGAACAGCTATGTGGGTGAGCTGAGTCCCACACACTGTCCAGCAGCCTTTGAGGGAAGGATTTGCTGACTGTCTggattttctgtgtttgaaatgCTGATTACTACTGTAATTTTGGGGTGCTGTGTACAGAAAGCCTAAGTGACTCTGTCTTGACACCCAGAAGCAAAAGCATGGTGTGACTCCTGACTTGGCCACCTCTCAGTATGGAAGTTTACTCATctgtaaataaaaggaaagggggaaaaaaacccaagtatttggcAAGTACTGATTCTAGTTTGAGGTCACTTTTGATGATgatttgaatttttcttttgctagagAGGGATCCCTTCAGAAAGGATAATGTCTGATAGGCTCAATCTAAAGGAAGAATCAGCCCCTTGCTCAATTGCCAGCAGGTTGTCCCCAGGGTGGGTGACCAAAAGATCATTAGCTACAGGGAATTTTCTCTCTGACAAGTTACTCTTGAGGCTTACACTAGCAGTTTTGGGTTAGAATGAGTAACCAGGAGTCTGGTCTCCCTGCAAGTCCCAACAATGCCTGGATGTGATGGGAATCTTGTGCAGGAACCATCCTCCACTGTGTGGAGAGGGTAAGTTTTTTCACTGGTGCCTTTAAAAACAGATTAGACAAGAAACGTGCCAGTCTTAGTGTGATGTGAGGTGAAAAGTTTGCAGAACTTGGCAAAGCTGAGGCTTGACCACAAATAACCACTTCTCCTTGTCCTGGTTTGGTGTTCTGTAATGGGGTAGCTGGAGAGATGCTGGTCTCAGAAAGTGAAAGAGCCACTAATGCATCTCCCCTGGAATGTTTTTGTTGAAAATGTTCCGAGGAGTTAATAGTGTCTGGGGCAATGGATATTTCTGGAAGGACAAACTTAATTGCTTAGCAATGAGCACAACGGAGCCATGccacagcaaaacaaatcaGCAGGCTAAGAAAATTACCAGGTGTTCAGAGTGACAGGCTCAGAGGACTAATAATAGGTTGTGGAGGCTTTTTACCTTTAGTGCAATGCAGGTCAGTAATGAACACAACTGTGTCAGTAATTGGCATCTTTGTAGTCTCAAAACAAAAGCTTGAACTACATCACCTGACCCCAGTGGTACCTGTGCTTCAGCAGTGCCCATCCTGAGTGTCAGCATAGACTGCATGTGTTCTGTGTGTCAATTTGGACCTCTGCAGGTAGGGAAGTACTACAGGAATCTGCAATCCAGCTCCAGTTGCATTTACACCTGTGAGAGgctagagaaaaacaaagacaaagctTTCCTGGGGAGAGAGCAGCAATGGAACATCTACCACTCTGTAGCTGGGGGACAGGGATTGATGACCActtggcagggctgaggcagctgtgctcgATGTTTCTCTCCTATAAATAgggaaacaaaaacaacaaaaagagcatTAAATGGGAGGCAAAActgagaggggaggaaaaatcCTTCTTTCGAAATGCAGTTTCAAAAGAAGTCTACCCTGAAGGTCACATTCTGCAAGAGTGACAAACCAAGTGACCCCAATGTGACAGATTTCTGCTTGCCACATCTGCCTTGTACCCCCAAGAGGGTCATTTGAGTAGTGTGGTTAAGCAAACATCCGAGAAACATTGTCTGAGGGACCTGAGGTGGAAGTGGGGGAGGTGCTGTGTCAAGGGggttgctttatttttagagCAAATCAAATAATGCTGAACTCTATGAATTTCTTTCACCATGTTTGAGTTTCTCATGGGATTTTGCAGggatttttaatggaaaatgggggggggggtaCACAATTTCAGCACATTGTGCTTAATTCTTCAGGATCTTCTGAAAAAGAATGCAGACAAAAATTTAAGCAGTGAAgctacttatttttctttcctggagaACATTTCACTGATAATTTGCAAACAATTCCAATAGTTATGCAGTGCTACAGCCTCTGTCAGACCCCAATTCCCTCCCCCATTCCTGGTCCTGTGTTCCTTTAGGCACTCCTAGAAAATGCAGATCTTAGAGTGATTCACATGGTTTCAGTGGGGATGTTGGGAGTGTGTGTGACTGCTCAGTGTCTTGCTCAGTCTGCAAGTACAGTGAGTGAATTTATGAGCAACAGCTGGATTTTGGTTGGAGCTACATTCACTCTGCCCTGACATGGTGCAGCCAACGTCAGAGGAGAGGAAAGCCTGTGGAAGGGATGGATGCTTGGTGATCTACCAGGTGGAAATGCTGGTGGATTTGGAGTCAAAGTTGAGAGTGGTATCAGGGTTCTTTGGAAAGGGGAATGTCCTGGAGCACTGTGAGCCTGTCGGTGCGTCTTTCCCCAAAGAGAGATGGAAGGGGTGGTTTTGTACAAGGGTTGCTTGATCTTGGTCATATTTGCCCAGTAATTCCTGTTTGCACCTTTTTTAGCTAAGGTCAGTTACTCTCAGCTGAAATCAATTGCAGAAATAGTCTCAGTCCAAACTGAGCACCCTGTGTGTGTCCCTGAGCTAGCTTGACTATGCAACTTCAGTGCATGAGGCAGAGAAAGTCACTGGCATTTATTAGCATGAGCAAGTGCTGGGTAGTGAGCTAAATGCTTTGTTTATGTAAGATATACAGTAAGAAATGTTTGGTACAGCATGTTCTCCCTGAGCCATCAACACAGCCTGAGCCTGTGCTGGCACTAACTCAGCATACTTGTCTAGTTCCTCTGGCCAGATTTGGGGCAGGAATATCACCTTGCCACCCTGGAGCCAACTGCCACAAccttcctgcccctcacagcccaTCCCCTTGTCCTGGCTGATGGATGGGGAGGTGGCATGGAGCAAGTCAACTGCTCAGGTTCCCCATGACAGTCTGGACTTTTGGATAGTGCGTTTGAACAGTGCTGTCAGGAAGGCAGGAAACCCAAAGCATGGGG containing:
- the AGTR2 gene encoding type-2 angiotensin II receptor, producing MQSNYSVVITTKETLQVLYTATTNSSPVFHLPPPCPLTSSDYQFSLIPALFSVVFVLGLVGNSVVVVVLCHNSGPKTVANTYIFNLAMADLLCLATLPFWAAYYAQGYNWLFGSLMCKISSSVLCLNMFASIFFITCMSMDRYHAIVHPIRSQRRTPQQAYLIALVVWGLACLASLPTFYFRDTDYIESLGVSACIMAFPHESYAKWSVATAFLKNALGFFIPLTVITTCYVWIRKHLLKAQEFGKSKQKRDKVLKLVAAVVMAFLISWLPFHILTFLDALAHMNIINSCAVTGIIDTALPFAICMAFANSCINPLLYCFIGNQFQEKLHRLFKRRVYQFNSHQESSSLRKGSCFRDTETPVGREWGPESLL